The following proteins are co-located in the Numida meleagris isolate 19003 breed g44 Domestic line chromosome 8, NumMel1.0, whole genome shotgun sequence genome:
- the LOC110403454 gene encoding RNA-binding motif protein, X-linked 2 isoform X1, with protein sequence MNPLTKVKLINELNAREAELGVSEAVSWHAEYKDSAWVFIGGLPYQLTEGDVICVFSQYGEVVNINLVRDKKTGKSKGFCFLCYEDQRSTVLAVDNFNGIKIKGRTIRVDHVANYRPPKDSDDLDDVTRALHAKGCGVKTPPHTSSDSSLEDDDDTPVKKKKDKEKSKREQPKQNSQAVKRAASAEEAHPRIKIKKEKEDPGYDRYAGGSQQSCSESERKHASRTQRDEEEQRHQRSLGKRGEKSSQEHRGQNSSREEREEVSRRGEGRSSRREECPEGTRSRQRWESSTRESHSKHREHGSTRDSSRH encoded by the exons ATGAA CCCGCTGACGAAGGTGAAGCTGATCAACGAGCTGAACGCGCGGGAGGCGGAGCTGGGCGTGAGCGAGGCGGTGTCGTGGCACGCCGAGTACAAGGACAGCGCCTGGGTCTTTATCG GCGGGCTGCCCTACCAGCTGACAGAGGGGGACGTCATCTGCGTGTTCTCGCA GTACGGGGAGGTGGTGAACATTAATCTGGTGCGGGACAAGAAGACCGGGAAGTCTAAAgggttttgctttctgtgctacGAGGACCAGAGGAGCACCGTTCTTGCTGTTGATAACTTCAATGGGATCAAG ATCAAAGGGAGGACGATCCGAGTGGACCACGTGGCCAACTATCGGCCTCCCAAAGACTCTGATGATTTAGATGATGTCACAAGAGCCCTCCACGCAAAGGGCTGCGGAGTGAAAACGCCGCCTCATACGTCGTCGGATTCCTCACTGGAGGATGATGATGACACGCcagtaaaaaagaagaaag ATAAAGAGAAGAGTAAACGTGAACAGCCAAAGCAGAACTCTCAGGCTGTGAAGAGAGCAGCGTCTGCTGAAGAGGCACATCCAAgaattaagattaaaaaagagaaggaagatcCTGGCTATGACCGATACGCCGGTGGGAGTCAGCAGTCCTGCAGTGAGTCTGAGAGGAAACATGCAAGCAGGACGCAGCGAGATGAGGAAGAGCAGAGACACCAGAGGTCTTTGGggaagaggggggaaaagagCTCCCAGGAACACAGAGGACAGAACAGTTCAcgggaagagagagaagaggttAGCAGGAGGGGTGAAGGGCGCAGCAGCCGGCGAGAAGAATGTCCTGAAGGAACCAGATCCAGGCAGCGGTGGGAGAGCAGCACCAGAGAGTCCCATTCCAAGCACAGGGAGCATGGTTCCACCAGAGATTCCAGCCGTCACTGA
- the LOC110403454 gene encoding ras-related protein Rab-33A isoform X3 yields MAAGGGRPPGPDSSLEPYVQTRIFKIIVIGDSNVGKTCLTFRFCGGTFPDKTEATIGVDFREKTVEIEGERIKVQVWDTAGQERFRKSMVEHYYRNVHAVVFVYDVTKMTSFTNLKMWIEECNGHAVSPLVPKVLVGNKCDLKDLIQVPSSMALKFADAHNMLLFETSAKDPKESQNVESIFMCLACRLKAQKSLLYRDVEKRPGRAQKLELSRDAHAR; encoded by the exons ATGGCGGCGGGAGGCGGGCGGCCGCCGGGCCCCGACTCCTCGCTGGAGCCTTACGTGCAGACCCGCATCTTCAAGATCATCGTGATCGGAGACTCCAACGTGGGCAAGACGTGCCTGACCTTCCGCTTCTGCGGGGGCACCTTCCCCGACAAGACCGAGGCCACCATCGGCGTGGACTTCAGGGAGAAGACGGTGGAGATCGAGGGGGAGCGCATCAAG GTGCAAGTGTGGGACACGGCCGGGCAGGAGCGGTTCCGGAAGAGCATGGTGGAGCACTACTACCGCAACGTGCACGCCGTCGTCTTCGTGTACGACGTCACCAAGATGACGTCCTTCACCAACCTCAAGATGTGGATCGAGGAGTGCAACGGGCACGCCGTGTCCCCCCTCGTCCCCAAGGTGCTGGTGGGGAACAAGTGTGACTTGAAGGACCTGATCCAGGTGCCGTCCAGCATGGCCCTCAAATTCGCTGACGCCCACAACATGCTGTTGTTCGAAACCTCAGCCAAGGACCCTAAGGAGAGTCAGAACGTGGAGTCCATCTTCATGTGCCTGGCCTGCCGGCTGAAGGCGCAGAAATCGCTGCTCTACCGCGATGTGGAGaagcggccgggccgggcgcaGAAGCTGGAGCTGTCGCGCGACGCCCACG CCCGCTGA
- the LOC110403454 gene encoding ras-related protein Rab-33A isoform X2, translating to MAAGGGRPPGPDSSLEPYVQTRIFKIIVIGDSNVGKTCLTFRFCGGTFPDKTEATIGVDFREKTVEIEGERIKVQVWDTAGQERFRKSMVEHYYRNVHAVVFVYDVTKMTSFTNLKMWIEECNGHAVSPLVPKVLVGNKCDLKDLIQVPSSMALKFADAHNMLLFETSAKDPKESQNVESIFMCLACRLKAQKSLLYRDVEKRPGRAQKLELSRDAHGKSACPC from the exons ATGGCGGCGGGAGGCGGGCGGCCGCCGGGCCCCGACTCCTCGCTGGAGCCTTACGTGCAGACCCGCATCTTCAAGATCATCGTGATCGGAGACTCCAACGTGGGCAAGACGTGCCTGACCTTCCGCTTCTGCGGGGGCACCTTCCCCGACAAGACCGAGGCCACCATCGGCGTGGACTTCAGGGAGAAGACGGTGGAGATCGAGGGGGAGCGCATCAAG GTGCAAGTGTGGGACACGGCCGGGCAGGAGCGGTTCCGGAAGAGCATGGTGGAGCACTACTACCGCAACGTGCACGCCGTCGTCTTCGTGTACGACGTCACCAAGATGACGTCCTTCACCAACCTCAAGATGTGGATCGAGGAGTGCAACGGGCACGCCGTGTCCCCCCTCGTCCCCAAGGTGCTGGTGGGGAACAAGTGTGACTTGAAGGACCTGATCCAGGTGCCGTCCAGCATGGCCCTCAAATTCGCTGACGCCCACAACATGCTGTTGTTCGAAACCTCAGCCAAGGACCCTAAGGAGAGTCAGAACGTGGAGTCCATCTTCATGTGCCTGGCCTGCCGGCTGAAGGCGCAGAAATCGCTGCTCTACCGCGATGTGGAGaagcggccgggccgggcgcaGAAGCTGGAGCTGTCGCGCGACGCCCACGGTAAAAGCGCGTGTCCGTGCTGA
- the MARS2 gene encoding methionine--tRNA ligase, mitochondrial, producing MRGRRPAGFSSAGASPAFLPSALARGRSAPPSLWFRRHLYGGVSAMRQPLLRFPQPLRRAASTAGPGRRLLLSTPIFYANGPPHIGHLYSALLADALHRHRGLRGAGPGRLSTGTDEHGLKIQQAAAAAGTSPPELCAQISALFHQAFTQAAISFTDFIRTSEPRHCQAVCHFWAALQERGALYKGAYEGWYCTAEEGFLPESQLTERVDAQGRPHKVSVESGHEVHWTKEENYMFKLSAFQDPLQKWLRDNPRAVSPDPFYQRVLCWLGEGLPDLSISRERSRLQWGIPVPGDSTQTIYVWVDALVNYLSVLGYPETHGEWWPAAHHVVGKDILKFHAVYWPALLMAAGLSPPERIFVHSHWTVRGQKMSKSLGNVIDPFACHERYTVDGFRYFLLRQGVPERDCDYYDEKVVKVVNSELADALGGLLNRSTAPGINPSNTYPCFSETCFPKVVDYRETEASGRASAEDYELVMSVASLPLQVASYFEDFQIYKALECIALCVRQTNGFFQRHRPWKLDRKDPAEKLWLDTIIHVTLECLRVYGTLLQPVIPHTADKLLSRLAVEPKEREISSLMFLPRYNGKPCPFEGRQLGPDTGVLFHRLEKSSQHQIENKRL from the exons ATGCGCGGCCGGCGGCCGGCCGGCTTCTCATCGGCTGGCGCGTCCCCCGCCTTCCTCCCATCCGCCCTCGCGCGTGGCCGCTCTGCGCCGCCGTCTCTATGGTTCCGCCGGCACCTCTATGGTGGCGTTTCCGCCATGCGGCAGCCTCTTCTACGCTTCCCGCAGCCGCTCCGCCGCGCTGCCTCCACCGCCGGGCCCGGCCGCCGCCTGCTGCTCTCCACACCCATCTTTTACGCTAACGGGCCGCCCCACATCGGGcacctctactctgccctgctgGCAGACGCGCTGCACCGCCACCGCGGCCTCCGgggcgccgggccgggccgcctcTCCACAG GGACTGATGAACACGGGCTGAAGATCcaacaggcagcagctgcagcaggaacatCACCTCCAGAACTCTGCGCACAGATCTCGGCGCTGTTCCACCAGGCCTTCACCCAAGCAGCCATTTCCTTCACTGACTTCATTCGCACCAGCGAGCCCCGTCACTGCCAAGCTGTGTGTCACTTCTGGGCTGCCCTGCAGGAGCGTGGGGCTCTCTACAAAGGGGCCTATGAGGGCTGGTACTGCACGGCCGAGGAAGGCTTCCTGCCCGAAAGCCAGCTTACGGAGCGGGTGGATGCCCAGGGCCGCCCGCACAAGGTGTCTGTGGAGTCCGGCCATGAG GTGCACTGGACCAAAGAGGAGAATTACATGTTCAAGCTGTCTGCGTTCCAGGACCCATTGCAGAAGTGGCTGCGTGACAACCCACGTGCCGTTTCCCCTGACCCTTTCTACCAGCGTGTGCTTTGCTGGCTGGGAGAGGGCTTGCCAGACTTGTCCATCTCTCGTGAGAGAAGCCGGTTGCAGTGGGGTATCCCTGTCCCCGGTGACTCGACGCAAACTATTTATGTATGGGTAGATGCCTTAGTGAATTATCTGAGTGTTCTGGGCTACCCTGAGACGCACGGTGAGTGGTGGCCTGCTGCACACCACGTGGTGGGCAAGGACATCCTCAAATTTCATGCTGTCTACTGGCCAGCACTGCTGATGGCAGCGGGGCTGTCCCCTCCTGAGCGAATATTTGTGCACTCCCACTGGACTGTCCGTGGGCAGAAGATGTCCAAAAGCCTGGGCAATGTGATTGATCCGTTTGCTTGTCATGAACGATACACAGTAGATGGATTTCGGTACTTCCTGCTAAGGCAAGGCGTACCCGAGAGGGATTGTGACTATTATGATGAGAAGGTTGTAAAGGTTGTGAATTCAGAACTGGCAGATGCGCTTGGGGGACTTCTGAATCGGTCAACAGCCCCTGGCATTAACCCCAGCAACACTTACCCGTGTTTCTCAGAGACTTGTTTTCCTAAGGTTGTGGATTACAGGGAGACAGAAGCCTCAGGTAGGGCTTCTGCTGAAGACTATGAGCTTGTGATGTCTGTGGCTTCTCTGCCTCTGCAGGTAGCTAGTTACTTTGAAGATTTCCAGATCTACAAGGCTTTAGAATGCATCGCCCTGTGTGTAAGGCAGACCAATGGTTTCTTCCAGAGACACAGGCCTTGGAAACTTGACAGAAAAGACCCTGCAGAGAAGCTCTGGCTTGACACCATCATCCACGTTACTCTGGAATGTCTGCGGGTCTATGGGACTCTCCTGCAGCCGGTGATCCCGCACACTGCAGACAAGTTGCTTTCCAGGCTGGCTGTTGAgccaaaagagagagagatctCAAGTTTGATGTTTCTGCCACGCTACAATGGGAAGCCATGTCCCTTCGAAGGGAGACAGCTTGGACCTGACACTGGCGTCTTGTTTCACAGACTAGAGAAGTCAAGTCAGCATCAGATCGAGAACAAGAGGCTTTAG